The following proteins are encoded in a genomic region of Alnus glutinosa chromosome 8, dhAlnGlut1.1, whole genome shotgun sequence:
- the LOC133875486 gene encoding pentatricopeptide repeat-containing protein At3g48250, chloroplastic — translation MNRAKATLTSLRLLNSLLSTRTPATRPLATQVTRFSHSIANQFFYNSHFLSTHQKLFFSSKPDSVVELVLANDWSGELERELEKSNAALTHETVVYILKKLYKDPEKASDFFNWVSEKSGFRPSSSVYSIMLRIAVHKESMKQFWITLRKMKEQGFYVDEETYLSILGQLKKAKMASDVAALSHFYNRMLEENAMDNVVKKVVNIVLETEWSVEVENQLGELKIVLSDNFVLRGLKELRNHPSKALNFFHWVGRCNGYEHNTVTYNGIARVVGRDDSIEIFWSVVEEMKSAGHEMDIDTYIKISRQFQKNKMMVDAVKLYEFMMDSPFKPSVQDCGMLLRSISACENPDLDLVFRVAKKYESTGNTRSKAVYDGIHRSLTSAGRFDEAENVMKAMRNAGYQPDNITYSQVVFGLCKARRLQEACKVLDEMEAQGCLPDIKTWTILIQGHCAADDVDNALMCFAKMMEKDCDFDADLLDVLVNGFLSQNRIDGAYKFLVEMVNKVHVRPWQATHKNLIEKLLSVRKLEEALNLLHLMKKQDHPPFPEPFVQYISKFGTVEDAAEFLKALSVKEYPSSTAYLHVFKAFFQEGRHSEAKDLLFKCPHHIRKHGEIGKLFGSAGNSNATS, via the coding sequence ATGAACCGAGCAAAGGCAACCCTTACATCACTCAGACTCCTCAACTCGCTCCTCTCGACTCGGACTCCTGCAACTCGGCCTCTCGCCACCCAGGTGACTCGGTTCTCTCACTCTATTGCAAATCAATTTTTCTACAATTCTCATTTCCTCAGTACCCATCAAAAGTTATTCTTTTCGTCGAAACCAGACTCGGTCGTCGAGCTCGTTCTGGCCAACGATTGGTCCGGCGAGTTAGAGCGCGAGTTGGAAAAATCGAACGCAGCACTTACCCATGAAACAGTTGTTTACATTTTGAAGAAACTTTATAAAGACCCAGAAAAGGCTTCGGATTTTTTCAACTGGGTCAGTGAGAAATCTGGGTTTAGACCCAGTTCTTCGGTGTATAGCATAATGCTTAGGATAGCGGTTCATAAAGAGTCAATGAAGCAGTTTTGGATTACGCTAAGGAAAATGAAAGAGCAAGGGTTTTATGTTGATGAGGAAACATATTTGTCAATTCTGGGGCAGTTAAAGAAGGCGAAGATGGCTAGCGATGTTGCGGCGTTGAGCCACTTTTATAATAGAATGCTCGAAGAGAATGCAATGGATAATGTTGTGAAGAAGGTGGTTAATATTGTATTGGAGACAGAGTGGAGTGTTGAGGTAGAGAACCAATTGGGGGAGCTCAAGATTGTGCTATCCGATAATTTCGTGCTACGGGGATTGAAGGAGCTTCGTAATCACCCTTCGAaagctttgaatttttttcattgggtCGGCCGGTGTAATGGTTATGAACACAATACGGTGACTTATAATGGGATTGCTAGGGTTGTTGGTAGGGACGATTCAATTGAGATATTTTGGAGTGTTGTTGAGGAGATGAAAAGTGCAGGTCACGAGATGGATATTGACACTTACATAAAGATATCAAGGCAGTTTCAGAAGAACAAGATGATGGTGGATGCAGTGAAGCTTTATGAGTTTATGATGGATAGTCCATTTAAGCCCTCAGTCCAGGATTGTGGGATGCTTTTAAGGAGCATATCAGCCTGTGAAAACCCTGATTTGGATTTGGTGTTTAGAGTTGCAAAGAAATATGAGTCAACAGGGAATACTCGCTCTAAGGCTGTATATGATGGGATTCATAGGTCTTTGACGAGTGCCGGGAGGTTTGATGAGGCGGAGAATGTTATGAAGGCTATGAGAAATGCAGGGTATCAGCCTGATAATATTACATACAGCCAAGTGGTTTTTGGACTTTGTAAGGCGAGGAGGCTTCAAGAAGCTTGTAAGGTGCTGGATGAGATGGAAGCACAAGGTTGCCTTCCTGATATTAAGACTTGGACCATTTTGATTCAAGGGCATTGTGCAGCTGATGACGTTGACAATGCACTCATGTGTTTTGCAAAGATGATGGAGAAGGACTGTGATTTTGATGCTGATCTGTTGGATGTCTTAGTAAATGGTTTCCTTAGTCAGAACAGAATAGATGGGGCATACAAATTTCTTGTGGAGATGGTGAATAAGGTTCATGTAAGACCTTGGCAAGCTACACATAAAAATCTGATTGAAAAGCTTTTAAGCGTGAGGAAACTTGAGGAAGCACTGAACCTTCTTCATTTAATGAAGAAGCAAGACCACCCACCTTTCCCAGAACCCTTTGTTCAATATATTTCAAAGTTTGGGACCGTTGAGGATGCTGCAGAATTTTTAAAGGCATTGAGTGTGAAAGAATATCCGTCCTCTACCGCATACCTTCATGTtttcaaagcattctttcaAGAGGGTAGACATTCTGAGGCCAAAGATCTGCTTTTCAAGTGCCCTCATCATATTCGTAAGCATGGTGAAATTGGCAAACTTTTTGGTTCTGCAGGGAACAGCAATGCTACTTCATGA